A single window of Nicotiana tomentosiformis chromosome 1, ASM39032v3, whole genome shotgun sequence DNA harbors:
- the LOC138908907 gene encoding uncharacterized protein yields the protein MEIETTLHRVIEIARRLERIRGKEREDTEAKKPCGFREFSVSYSGAKSRHVVIPVVQGRSSSSSHSSTRFYLFVCVILICFLDMSRDSLDALVSVSTPIGDSIMVDRVHRSCMISNGGYETRVDILFLNMVDFDVILGIDWLSPYYDILDCHAKTVTLPMQGYQGWNGEVLWGIFLVR from the exons ATGGAGATTGAGACTACACTCCATCGTGTTATagagattgctaggaggttagagcGTATCCGCGGGAAGGAGAGGGAGGATACGGAGGCTAAGAAGCCTTGTGGTTTTAGAGAATTTAGTGTTTCCTATTCTGGGGCCAAGTCTCGGCATG tggttattccagttgtCCAGGGCAGATCTAGTTCCAGCAGCCACTCTAGCACAAg gttctacttattcgtatgtgtcatcttaaTTTGCTTcttggatatgtctcgtgattctctgGATGCTCTTGTTTCTGTGTCCACTCCCattggggattctattatggtggatcgtgTCCATCGTTCTTGTATGATTTCTAATGGGGGCTACGAGACTAGGGTTGATATTCTATTTCttaatatggtggactttgatgtgatcttgggtatagattggcTGTCTCCGTACTATGATATTCTTGATTGCCACGCGAAGACCGTGACATTGCCTATGCAGGGGTACCAAGGTTGGAATGGAGAGGTTCTTTGGGGCATATTCCTAGTAAGGTAg
- the LOC138908909 gene encoding uncharacterized protein, with protein MKRPLGVIEDVLVRVDKFILPADFVILDCEVDYEVPLILGRPLLATGNALCDVEVGELTVQVGDEKVVFHVCKSMRKPNSNAVCSFVDLVTNVIVDDISATINVGDMLEVILLNFDDDEMDVDSTLAVLQKRKKAIGWTLADIQVISPTFCKHKIKLEDNSKPSIKHQRRLNKAMQEVVKKEIIKWLDAGVIYPIFDSSWTSPVQCIPKKGGMMVVTNDKNELIPTRTVTSWRVVNPLCKLLEKDAKFNFNDDFMRDLYGWVIRRCVPEEEQGDILEACHSSPYRGHHSGAITVAKVLSCGFYWPTLYKDASNLVK; from the exons atgaagaggccgttaggtgtgattgaagatgttttggtccgggttgataaattcattcttccagcggactttgtcattctagattgtgaagttgattatgaagtgccacTCATTCTAGGAAGACCTTTACTTGCTACGGGTAATGCTCTTTGTGATGTAGAAGTCGGAGAACTCACTGTccaggttggtgatgaaaaagtggtattccatgtgtgtaagtctatgcggaaaccaaatagcaatgcaGTGTGTTCTTTTGTTGACTTGGTGActaatgttattgttgatgatataaGTGCTactatcaatgttggtgatatgttggaggttattttgctcaattttgatgatgacgagatggatg TTGATTCCACATTGGCTGtgttacaaaagaggaagaaggctattgggtggaccttggcggatattcaggttataagccccaccttttgcaagcataagatcaagttggaggataaTTCTAAACCATCTAttaaacatcaaagaagacttaataaggctatgcaagaagttgtcaagaaggagattatcaagtggttggatgccggggttatcTACCCCATCTtcgatagttcatggacctctCCGGTTCAATGTATCCCAAAAAAGGGGGGCATGATGGTggttaccaatgataagaatgaattgattcctacaagaacagtGACTAGTTGGAGG gtggtgaacccattgtgcaagctccttgagaaggatgccaagttcaatttcaatgatgatttcaTGAGAG ATTTGTATGGATGGGTGATTAGGaggtgtgtaccggaagaagagcaaggtgatattcttgaggcttgtcattcttcaccatatCGTGGTCATCATAGTGGGGCAATAACGGTGGCCAAAGTtcttagttgtggtttctattggccaactctttacaaggatgctagtaaTTTGGTGAaatga